The sequence CATCCTCGCGTTCGTCGTCTCGATCGCGCGTGCCACGGGCCTCGTGGGCGCCGTCTGGACCACCGTCTTCGCCGTCGCCTACATCGCCGGCATGCTGTTCCTTGTCCGCCCCTTCCTCGTCCGGCTCGGCGAGCGCGGCTCCAGCAAGGAAGGGCTCTCGCAGGACCTCGTCGCCGTCACGTTCCTCCTGCTCATCGTGTCGAGCTGGATGACCGAGATGATCGGCATCCACCCGCTGTTCGGGGCCTTCATGCTCGGCGCGATCATGCCGAAGGGCACCGGCTTCGCGAAGAGCCTCGCCGAGAAGCTCGAGGACTTCGCCGTGGTCTTCCTGCTCCCGCTGTTCTTCGCCTACAGCGGCCTGCGCACGCACATCGGGCTGCTCAACTCGGCCGACGGCTGGGTGATGTGCGGCCTCATCATCGTGATCGCCTGCCTCGGCAAGTTCGGCGGCAGCGCCGTGGCCGCCCGCTTCACCGGCCAGAGCTGGCGGGAGGCCAGCGCGCTCGGCATCCTGATGAACACCCGCGGCCTGATGGAGCTCATCGTCCTGAACCTCGGGCTCGATCTGGGCATCATCTCCCCCAAGCTGTTCACGATGATGGTGCTCATGGCGCTGGTCACCACCTTCATGACCACGCCGCTCCTGCGCTGGATCTACCCGCCGGAGGAGCTCGCGAAGGAGCTCGCCGACGTGCCGGAGCGCACGCCGCTCCCCGTCGCGGCGGACGTGTTCACCGTGCTCATGTGCGTCTCGTACGAGCGCTCCGGCCCCGGCATGGTGACGCTCGCGAGCGCGCTCGCGGGCAGCGGACCCGAGGCGAGGCGCCTCTACGCCCTGCGCCTCATCCCGCCGACCGATCGCGGCTCGTTCTACCTCGACCAAGGGCCCGAGCGGCAGGGGGCGGCCGCGCTGGCGCCGCTCCTGTCGCGGGCCAAGGAGCTGGGCGCCGAGGTCCGGCCGCTCTCCTTCGTCTCGCCCAAGCCGAGCCACGACATCTGCAACGTCGCCGACGTGAAGCAGGCCGACCTCGTGCTCGTCGGGTGGCACAAGCCGCTGCTCAGCCAGACGGTGCTCGGCGGCACCGTCTACGAGGTCATGCGCGGCGCCCACACCGACGTCGGCGTGCTCATCGATCGCGGGCTCGCCGCGGTCCGCAAGCTGCTCGTGCCGTTCCACGGCACGTTGCACGACAGGGCGGCGCTCTCGCTGGCCCGCCGGCTCGCGCAGCAGATCGGCGCCGACGTCACCATCCTCCACGTGGTCAAGCCGAAGCGCAGGTCCGACGACACGCTCGGCGCGCAGCAGGCGGTCGACGAGGTGTTCGAGGGCGAGGAGGGCGGCGCGCTGCAGAAGTCCAAGGTGGTGCTCAAGGTGGTCGAGCACGACTCCCCCGCGGACGCGGCCCTCGAGGAGGCGAAGCGCGGCTACGATCTCGTCCTCGTCGGCGTCGGGCCCGAGTGGGGCCTCGCGCAGCGCCGGTTCGGCATCCGCGCCGAGCACATCATCCAGGGGTGCCCGACCTCGCTGCTCGTCGTGCGCAGCCACGAGCCCGCCACCGCGCGCGCGCCGGCCCCGGCGCCCGCCCCGCAGATCCTCTCGACCGCCCTCGCGGTCGAGCCCGATCGATCCTGATCCCATGCCAGCGATGTCCGACGCTGACGGCGCCGCGCGCGCCCGCGCGGTCGCCGAGTTCGGGGCCGCGCTGCGGCTCCTCCGCGTCGAGGCGGGCCTGAGCCTGCGAGCGCTCGCGCACCGCATCGGCGTCTCCAGCGCCTACCTGAGCCGCGTCGAGCACGGGCACGACGCCATCCCCACGCCCGACCGGCTCACGGCGATCGCGGGCGCGCTCGAGCTCCCGCCGGCGGTGCTCCTCGAGCTCGGCCACCAGGTCGAGCCGCTCGTCTCGCGCTACCTCGAGCGCGTCCCGTCGGCGAAGGCGCTCTGCGCGGAGCTCGCGCGGCGCAACCTCAGCGGCCCGCAGCTCGCGCGCGTCAAGGCGTTCATCGACGCCGAGTTCCCGGCGAGCGCGGCCTTCGGGGGGGCGCCCGCGCGGCGGCTCAGCGGGCTGCTCACGCCCGAGCGCGTCGTGCTGCAGCTCTCGTGCGCGGACATCGAGGACGTCATCGACGTCGCGGCGTCCCGGCTCGCGCCCCCCGGCGGCGCGCTCGCGGCGAGCGCGCTCGCCCAGGAGATCCTGCGGCGCGAGCTCGAGTCGCCCACGGCGCTCGGCAACGGCGTCGCGGTCCCGCACGCGATCGTCCCCGGCGCGGGCCAGGCGGCCGTGCTCGCGACGCTGGCCCAGCCGCTCGCGGTGCCGACGCCGGGCGGCGCCCCGCTCCGGCTGTTCGTCGTCCTCGTCTGCGGCGAGGGGGGACGCGCGCACCTCGAGCTGCTCGCCCAGGCGGCCAGGCTCGCCAGCCTCGGCGCCGCCGACGCGCTGTGCGCCGCGCGCGACCCCGCGCAGCTCATCGACCAGCTCTCGCAGATCGAAGCGGGCTGCGGCTGACCGCGGCGGTCCCGCCGCGCGCGGCCGGAGGGGGCCGCCGTCACTCGACGCGGACGAGGCGCTGCACGACGGACGAGCCTCCGCGCGCGTCGCGCAGGACCGCGGTGATCGTGGCGACGCCCGGCTCGGCCGGCGGGATCCACTTCACGGCGTGATCGCCGATGTACCCCTCGTTCGCGTCGCTCACGAGCTTGATGCCCCCATCGAGATCGCCCAGATCGGCGAAGTAATCGACCCAGACGATCTCCTTCAGCGCCTGCTGCTGCGCGCTGGGATCGTCCTCGGCCACCTCGGGATCGACGATCGCGTCGAGCTCGTAGGCCGCGCACTCGACGAACGGATCCTCCGCGCTGCAGCCGGCCTCGCGCCGCGCCTCCGCGCTCACGCGGCAGCGCGGGACGGTGGGGATGTCGGCGAAGTCCTCTGGCATGGGCTCGCCGTCGAGCGTGAGCCCCTGCACCTCCGGGTTCGCGTTCGCGCGACCCCCCTGGAAGGCGTAGATCTGCGTGTAGCCGGGCACGAAGCTGTCCGGGCCGAGCCGGCGCCCGTCCTTGAAGCACGCGACGGGGAACGTCCCGGCGCGGCCGGTGCCCTGATCCTCCACGAGACCGAGCTCCCCGGTGCAAGCGACGAAGAAGACGTACGCGCTCCCGGAGGCCGGACCCCCCGTGGCGGGCGCCGTGCGGCCGGTGAGGATGTCGTCGCTGATCGTGATCGTGTACGTGTCCCCGAAGCCGGGGCGCACGCCGTTGAGGGCGGGCAGCGGGACCGTCGGGTCGCCTCGCTCCACCCACGCCTCGAGCTCCGAGGTGATGCCTTCGAGCTGCGCGTAGCAGCCGTAGTAGTCGTCCCCGATCGGGTTCTCGCACCCGCCGAACCAGTAGACCGAGACCGGGCGCGACCCGTCCTCGGGGCCGCCCAGCCCGTCCTGGTAGTGGATCCGGAAGGTGACCTGGTCTCCGGGGTTGGCGTACGGCTTGTCGGCGACCACCGCGAAGACGCGGAGCCCGCCCACGAGGCTCGGCGGATCGAAACCCGCGACGCACCCCGAGGCGATCGCCGGCGACGCGATCGCCGCGAGCGCGAGCGTCCCGAGCACCGCGCGCCGCCACCGGCGCCCGCGGCGCTCGGGACGCTCGCGCTTCGCCGCGCCGTTCATCGCCTGCGCCCCGCGCATCTCAGAACTCTCCTCGCATCCCGAAGCTCGGCAGGATGGGCAGCCCCGTGACGTACTGACGGGCTGTGTAGTTGTAATTGTACTGAATCGCCTCGCTGTTCGCGTTGTTGTAGACGTTCTGCACGTCGAGGTAGGCCGCGAGCCGCCAGGTCTTGAACTTCCACGTCTTGTCCAGGCGCAGATCGAGCTGGTGGAACGCCGGGAGCCGCTCGCTGTTCGGGCCGGAGAACGGGATGGGGGTATAGGTCCCGGTGGGCGCGTAGAAGAGCGCGTTGGTGCGGTACGGGTCGCAGCTCTGCTCGTTGACGTTGCACACGTTGGGCGTGACCAGGTTGCCGGAGACGAGGCGGAACCGGGCGCCGAACTCCCAGCCGTCGCCCAGGCGGTAGCTGCCGAGCACCGTCAGGATGTGGGTCTGATCGAACGAGACGAGCCGCTCCGGCTCGCCGGGCTCCGGCACCCGCGTGCTGCGGGACAGCGTGTACGCGGCCCAGCCGAAGAAGCGATCGTCGGGCTTGTACTTGAGCAGGAACTCGCCGCCGATGACCCTGCCCGATCCGACGTTCTGGTAGTCGAGCTGGATCGTCCCGGGCCGGTTCACGCCGACGACGAGCTCGTCGAGCTGCTTGTAGAACCCCTCGGCCGACGCCTCGATGTGCCGGGTCAGCTCCTGCTCGACGCCGGCCGCCCAGTGCAGCGCCCGGGTCGACTTCAGGCCGGGGTTGCCGAGCGGCGGGATCACCTCCTGGAACTGCGGCGGCTGGTGGAACACCCCGAGGCCGCCCTTCACCGTGGTCCGCGGGAACCCGGGGACGACGTCGAAGCGCCCGTTCACGCGCGGGCTCACGGTGACCTGCTGGTTCAGGTCCTGGTAGTCGACGCGCAGGCCCGGGACGATCTTCGCCCGGGGGGTCGGGGCGAGCTCGAGCTCGGCGTACGCCGCGGGGTAGAAGAACTCGCCGTCGCGCGAGACCTCCTGGAGGGTGCGCGTCGAGAACGGCTGGTTCGGCGGCTCGCCGGGGCGGTTCGGCCCGGGGGCGCGGAGGTTCACGGCGTAGAGGCCGGCGAAGACGTCGAGCCCCGCGTTGAACACCGTGCCCTTCGAGATGCGCCGCGCGTACTCGAGGCGGCCGGAGATCGTCTTGAGATCGAGCTGAAAGTAGATCGGCCCGATCCCGAAATCGGCGTCGTCGCGCGCGAGCGCGAGCACGCCGTCGAGCCGGTCCTTGTCGGTGAGCTCGTGATCGTAGCGGACCTGGAGCCGCTGAAACGCCGTGTGCAGCCCGACGTTGCCGGAGAGGGCCGGCTCGTTGGGCGCCGGGTCGCTGAGCAGCAGCTCGAGGGCGTCGTCGGAGCCGAAGAACGTGAGGCGGAGCCGCGCGGAGGGCGTGGGCTCGGTCTCCAGGAGGACCTGGTAGTCGTAATAGACCGGCGCCTGGGTGACGCCCGCGCCCGCGGCCTCGAGCACGGGGCCGAACGACTCGCCGATGTAGCTCCGCCGTCCTGCCACCATGAAGCGGGTGTTGTCGAGGAACGGCACGGGGCCCTCGAGCAGGACGCGCGCGTCGATGAGGTCCATCTGCGCCAGGCCGTGGAGCTTGCCGTCCTCGTTGGGCGAGCGGAGGGCGACGTCGACGATGCCGCCCTGCACACGCCCGTACTTCGCGCTGAAGTTGCCGGGGTAGAAGTCGATCCGATCCAGCATCTCGGTCGGCACGACCGAGGAGAGGCCGCCGAAGTGGTAGATGAGCGGCACCTGCGTGCCGTCGACGAAGGTCTGCGTGTCCTGCGGGCCGGAGCCGCGGACGATGAGCAGGCCCGCGATGGCGGGCGGGCGGGCGACGCCCGGCAGGTTCTGGAGCGAGCGCAGGGCGTCGCCGTTCGTCCCGGGGATGCGGTTGATCTCGCGCTGCTCGATCGTGCGCTTCGTGACCTCGCGCGGCGGCCGCTTGCCGCGGACCGTGACCTCGAGGCCGTCGCCTTGCGGCAGGAGCCGGTACTTCACCTCGAGCTGCTCCCCGGGGGCGAGCGCCTCCTCGACGGAGAGCGGCTCGAAGCCGGGCGCCGCGATGGTGACCTGGTAGCGCCCCGGCGGCAGATCGGCGAAGGCGAAGGCGCCGCCCTCGTCGGTCGTGAGCGCCGGCGGCGCGGCGGCCGTCGCTGTGCCCGAGCCTGCGCCCGCGCTGGCGACGCGCGCGACCGAGACGGTGGCGCCGGCGAGCGGGACGTCGCCCCCGCTGGCGAGCACGGTGCCGCGGAGGCTCTCGGCGGGCTTCGCGGGCTCGCCGGCGGCCGGCGGCGGGGCCGTCTTCAGGGTGAACGAGTAGCGGTAC comes from Sorangium aterium and encodes:
- a CDS encoding cation:proton antiporter domain-containing protein; its protein translation is MEILIHNSLARFLIQAFLIIACARLVGMVARRMEQPMVVAEVTAGILLGPSLFGWLFPDASAVLFAKESLPLLKLVSEVGLIVFMFLIGLELDPKLLRGRGHASVIISHTSIVVPFALGGLLALYLYPRLSDSSVPFSSFTLFMGVAMSITAFPVLARILTERRLLGTKVGALTITCAAVDDVTAWCILAFVVSIARATGLVGAVWTTVFAVAYIAGMLFLVRPFLVRLGERGSSKEGLSQDLVAVTFLLLIVSSWMTEMIGIHPLFGAFMLGAIMPKGTGFAKSLAEKLEDFAVVFLLPLFFAYSGLRTHIGLLNSADGWVMCGLIIVIACLGKFGGSAVAARFTGQSWREASALGILMNTRGLMELIVLNLGLDLGIISPKLFTMMVLMALVTTFMTTPLLRWIYPPEELAKELADVPERTPLPVAADVFTVLMCVSYERSGPGMVTLASALAGSGPEARRLYALRLIPPTDRGSFYLDQGPERQGAAALAPLLSRAKELGAEVRPLSFVSPKPSHDICNVADVKQADLVLVGWHKPLLSQTVLGGTVYEVMRGAHTDVGVLIDRGLAAVRKLLVPFHGTLHDRAALSLARRLAQQIGADVTILHVVKPKRRSDDTLGAQQAVDEVFEGEEGGALQKSKVVLKVVEHDSPADAALEEAKRGYDLVLVGVGPEWGLAQRRFGIRAEHIIQGCPTSLLVVRSHEPATARAPAPAPAPQILSTALAVEPDRS
- a CDS encoding PTS sugar transporter subunit IIA, translating into MPAMSDADGAARARAVAEFGAALRLLRVEAGLSLRALAHRIGVSSAYLSRVEHGHDAIPTPDRLTAIAGALELPPAVLLELGHQVEPLVSRYLERVPSAKALCAELARRNLSGPQLARVKAFIDAEFPASAAFGGAPARRLSGLLTPERVVLQLSCADIEDVIDVAASRLAPPGGALAASALAQEILRRELESPTALGNGVAVPHAIVPGAGQAAVLATLAQPLAVPTPGGAPLRLFVVLVCGEGGRAHLELLAQAARLASLGAADALCAARDPAQLIDQLSQIEAGCG
- a CDS encoding TonB-dependent receptor domain-containing protein, translating into MTAQEPSASIRIDDRRARPRADRRPAAAVLVSLLAALSPSPARAQQQGQEGQAAPQAPEGGAAVPRGPGGAIVTPPASTAAPTGKATPPRALNYTPPAYPPEAEKEGREASVTLQLDIDRDGRVKHAVVVESAGHGFDESALAAAQKLEFEPARRADGTPAPARILYRYSFTLKTAPPPAAGEPAKPAESLRGTVLASGGDVPLAGATVSVARVASAGAGSGTATAAAPPALTTDEGGAFAFADLPPGRYQVTIAAPGFEPLSVEEALAPGEQLEVKYRLLPQGDGLEVTVRGKRPPREVTKRTIEQREINRIPGTNGDALRSLQNLPGVARPPAIAGLLIVRGSGPQDTQTFVDGTQVPLIYHFGGLSSVVPTEMLDRIDFYPGNFSAKYGRVQGGIVDVALRSPNEDGKLHGLAQMDLIDARVLLEGPVPFLDNTRFMVAGRRSYIGESFGPVLEAAGAGVTQAPVYYDYQVLLETEPTPSARLRLTFFGSDDALELLLSDPAPNEPALSGNVGLHTAFQRLQVRYDHELTDKDRLDGVLALARDDADFGIGPIYFQLDLKTISGRLEYARRISKGTVFNAGLDVFAGLYAVNLRAPGPNRPGEPPNQPFSTRTLQEVSRDGEFFYPAAYAELELAPTPRAKIVPGLRVDYQDLNQQVTVSPRVNGRFDVVPGFPRTTVKGGLGVFHQPPQFQEVIPPLGNPGLKSTRALHWAAGVEQELTRHIEASAEGFYKQLDELVVGVNRPGTIQLDYQNVGSGRVIGGEFLLKYKPDDRFFGWAAYTLSRSTRVPEPGEPERLVSFDQTHILTVLGSYRLGDGWEFGARFRLVSGNLVTPNVCNVNEQSCDPYRTNALFYAPTGTYTPIPFSGPNSERLPAFHQLDLRLDKTWKFKTWRLAAYLDVQNVYNNANSEAIQYNYNYTARQYVTGLPILPSFGMRGEF